GTGGGAAAGATGCCAGCATGGTAATGTCATGTCAAGTTCTCTTCTGCTCCTAGCTCCATCTTCTACCACTGGCCACGGTTTGACAGCAAACACTTACACCTCCAGTACAAACCTGATGgttgaaagaaataaagttatCACATATTCCAGGGCAGAAACTTCTCCTCTTGATGACCATTTGGCTAAGAGGACTCATACAACTTCAGTAAGCACTAGGTCAGCCACTAGCTCAGACAAAAGAACTGTACGCTCAACTTTGATATCTAAATCTGCAGAGGTGTTATCCCACATGCCTACTCCTCCTCATCTGAACAGCAGTAAGCAACACCTAAATGAAACCAAAGGCTACAGTGGTAGGAATTATACTTCAGACAACGAGGTACCTGATTgggatgctgcagctctgggtgtCTGGTTGATTCCAGTTGTTCTTTGCTCTTCTCCCATCTTCCTTTGCTGTTGTACAGTTGCTCTTGCAGCAGGGTGTTGCAGAAATAGGACAGGTCAGTACAATCCCATAAGGAGAAGAAGACCAATGTCTAGACGAGTCATAAAATACACTAGTGTCAAAGGTAGTTTGTAAAATGCAGTCACCATTCTTGTTTTGGAacaaatatacttttaaaaaatgaattgcatgTGCTGGCCTGATTCTTTTACAGAACAGAGTTAGTTTCAGAATCATTCAGTTGTATTTTCATTCTCACCAGatgaaacaatttctttttgGGGTAAGAAGTACACACTCTACACATTCAAAGCTGCTTGAGCATATATTGGTTTATAATCTGACCCAGACTAATACCTGACACAAACTATACACTTTCCCTAATTTAAGAGAGCAGATTCACTGCAGCTTTACATAACATCTCCGTTGACTTTGACCAAACTtagaaaattaagtaaaaatgcAATTAGTAAAACTGACTCAAGTTTTACActatcataaaatcatttaattctAATAATCCTTTAACTGCCGAAGATCTAGTTGTTTCTATAAAAACTAtgtattcattttctcctgttatTTTCTAGATTGTTTTTCACTATTTATCCCTAACACTGGAACAAAACAATTTCACCAGAACTATTtacttcttcaaagaaaaacacctaCAAAAAAACCTAGTCCCTCAAACTACCGAATTCCATTAACTCATACCAAAACATCTGATTATTCAATTATTTATGCTTTACTTTAACCTCAATCTTCTGATAACCAtaatttcaatgtttttcaaGTCCTTCTAGAAGTACCTTTAgacttttcctgttttttaaacttactTGCTGTGCAGTACATTGCAGATCCATTCTACTATTGGTTAATGCAGGCATAAATACAGCTAAGAATTGTTCATACATTACAGTCAATTTGTGTTGCCCATACTGACTTACTTTTTTGTGCTTAATCACATTTACTATTTacaacatttactttttttaatagGGTCATTTAATGTACGGTGCACAGAAATATACAAAAGGTTTTGAATGGTCTAGAATTTatctttataattaaaaataaataagataatatatttattttttttttaaagccacctTTGTTTCTTTATCCTGTATACATACTTCATAATAGTGCTCCTTCTAAACATAAATCAAGTAATTAGATCAACAAAGTAGGAAGGTATTTCCTCAGCTTACCTTGCTCAGGAAGTTTGCTTAGCATagcaaacattttcagcagtaaCTGGGATTGCTCTTCCTCTTTTAAATTTGTTGATGTCTCAGAGTTTCTCACTTTCTTCACTTGCTGTGAAAAGTTCCTATTTTCCAGATGAGTTGAAATGTTATAAAAGGAAACaatccaaaataaaactgattgcCATATGTCtatgtataaaattattttaaaactagtaAGACTTATATAAAGTTTAATGACTATAGTAATGACGGTAGAAAGCCACAGGACTAACTAATTACAGTTGAGCAGGTTGGTTTTGGAGGAAAAGgcttaaaattatattttagtgCACACTGATTAGCACTGTAGTTTAAGAaactgaagattaaaaaaaataataattgtttattttttgattaatCTTGTATGTTAATTTCTGTGTGATAGGAGAGAGACTGACAGCCAGAAGAACACCTtaaaggactgtttttttttgtataatctgataaaatacaaaagcatttttttccattttatctaGAAAAATTAGAGTtagatatttgtttttaagggcAGTTCTGTGGTTATCTTATACAGGCTCTGGAGATGTACCCACTGCAAGATGTACTTCAACTTTGAGtaaactgatttttatcttcaaattGCACTTTTCTGATTCATCATGTGGCTGAATCTAGCACATCAAGCAATCGCTAAAGGTACTTGTAATGAAACATTCAAATAAGAATGGTAAGACCTCAAGAGCTTTTCAGTGAAAGCTTCAGAGGAAGCTTCAGTGTCAGCTTCAGAAGAAGCTGACATTCTTTTCCAAGCTTTTaacaccaaaaagaaagaaactaggGGAAGAACCAAGATACTCTATAATGTGTCAAAGAACGAATGTGGTAATATTGTGAATGAAGTACGTATTTCTCACATGTTCATCATCTTAAGATAATTTTAATAACTCTGACACTGCAATAGAAAACTTTCAGGTTTGattaatttcattaagaaaCAAAGGGACATGCATGTCAAGGGAGGAACTCAGTTCCTCAGCCTGTTGATTGTGTTATATCTTTTGTTGATTGTGTGTTATATCTTTTCACAACTTATACCGGAAATGGTAATGTTCACCAAAACTACCAGTATGATCTTTTTAAGACTAGAAGCTGCAGACCATGTGCTTCAGGATACTCATTGTATAGTGCTCTACCAGCCATCCTCTGCTCAAGTcaatttctgaaggaaaagttCATGGCTCAGTGAAGCACCTTTGTGTTAAACAAACAAGTAGGCATAACTGATTAACATTTACAGAGCCTTAATGAGAAGATGAAAATTTCtctaaatttgtattttgatttcTACCACATTTAACAATCAGCTGTTTTGTACATCATGGCAATTTGAACAAATACAACCTGATTAACCACATGCTCCAACTCTCATCTCACTCAGTACTAATGAAAAGCACAGTTTACCATAGGATTCTCCCACAAACACCTCACCCAGCACATCAAACCCATTTgcactgaaaatgcttttaaaatatgtttctccTCATAATTTTTGAAGTCACGTAaccaaggaaaaaacattttaaagccaaCTTGCATCTAAGATGTACAGATATATCAAGTGTAGAGTTACAGCTAGTTAACTTTCTGCTTGTCTGTTCACTAACAGATGAATTAATATGCAACCAAACACAGTAATACGTATTTTTTCTGGgaaactttttgtttaaaaaggtcaaaaaaatcacagcagtgaAGTGTATGTTTGCTGCCAAAGGATGGCTCAGCAATAAACACACTTCAAAGAACATTATGTTTTTATACGATTATGAGATAAAATATCTAAACCTAAACTTGAAAAGAATCTAGATCTGTACTGTGTGATGcctttcttcaggctgaatgGAGCTATTAAAATTCTGCTTGTGTTCACACTAGAAGTTCAGTAGTTCCCAGCCAAAGAGAAGACGATACTTCAGAAACTAGGACATTTCAAACTGCCCAAACTTTATTTCCAAGACCTTGCAGCACTGAATTCCAGACATAATTCATCCTGAAAAATCAGTAAACATGCTAAAATTATTGTTACTACGTaatttcatgtcatttttttaGAATAGAATTCACATGCAAGCAGCCTAGTCcaattaaaacagagaaattacaTTGTTTACCTAAAAATTCCTCCACAGCTTCAGTGGGATAAAGTGTTTTACTTGTCTTAGTTTAGAGTTTTGCTTAGTAGTTATAATAATTCTTTTGCTAAGAATATTAGTTATCTTTGATTAAAGAGGGATACagtatttgttgttttgttccatACTTTTTGAATGCcaatgttttcccttttccaggtTTCAAAGAAAGTACACAACACCTCTTTCCGTCTGCTCCTCATAATAAATAAGATCTGCAGAACTGTTTAACTGTTTGAGATTGTATTGTAATACAAGGTCctttattcattaatttatcATACTGAAAGGAATGTATTTCTGATGCAACACATTATTTAATCATACATGTAAGACAGAAGATTCTTAAATCCATactacacatttaaaatatattgcttaCACGAGCAAGATTATTGCATGTCTAACACAACATAGTTCTTACCATATCAATATGGGTTACATTCAAGACAGGAAATACCAGAAGTAAATGTGAGCATGACATGCcctctcccttctttctgtgCAATTAAGGTATTACTGTTCAGAGATAAACAGGCAGGAAAAAGGTTATATGAAGCACAGTAGCAGCAGGACCACTTTACTACAGACTGGGAAAATAACATGAAAgtgaatacataaatataagGTATGAGAGAATGGGTAGAAAGATGTTTTGTTCAGGTAACACACGCCTTTTGAGGCTACTGTCCCTTTATCCCTTAGCTCTGTTTGTAGCAATGCTATGCACAAAAACACGGCAAAAGTATCAACTCCAGGCAGGAGTGTAAGTTATTTCTCTGAAGACTCTAAGATCAGCTGTGGAAGTCACAGACTTTTCATACACAGCCAGTCACATTCAGATCTTAGCACTTTGTGAAATTTCAAGTAGTTCTAACAGCTAAATTATGGCTAAATTATAATCATATCTCTGTATAGACCCTTTTGTCTAATCTAAACAATAAATTATGCTTAGTGTTCTAAAACCCCCTTTTAAAGGGCAGAAGTATGGTAGAATGTAGATAAACCACCTCAATAAACTATTTAATGACACTGAACGTTTTACTTCACAACTCTTAACACACTGTTTACTAAAGACATCTTATGTCATTGATTACAGTAGTTTCtagatgcaaaaaaaataggCAGAATATTGACAAAGCAAGTTCTTTTCCAGTTTGACCAAGCACTAgatctcagcctttctttggaATGTTTATATGGGAGATAAAAGAAAGGTTAGTCTCCTCAACAGCACCAGTAAAACTATGCATCACAACTCTTCCAGATGGCAaagagtttaattttttttcttttttctttttccattggAGACAGCTTGTTTTCCTTGCCATAAGgaacttattttttcagtttgcgGGGGCAAGTGTTTGGATTTGAAATGAGACATCTGCTACTTGGAGGTTAGAACAATGACCACAGAGAAGCACATATAGTAGCCTTCAAGCTCAAATTTCAATCTATGATGGACAGGGTTGCCTGAGGTCAGAGCTGTCATGAACTAACTAACTCCATGTTCCTCTTGGCCAGTAAACACCAGTAAAATATTTGCCTATGGAGAGAGCCAATGCCTCTAGATACTGTgtgtggttttctgtttctcattgctTTCCAATTTATGTTCTGGGGTGCCTAGCTTGCTTCCTGATTTACATGTTAAGCTATCAACATTTCTACCTGAAAGTAATATGAACCCCAAGTACTTCCCTGCAACAGAAGAATGCACACAtatgcatgcatacatacatttatAGAGGGATACACATCTCAGTCATGCATTTACATTATAACATAAGATACATTAATAAAAGACCACTGATAATGATGTATTTACTACTATAATCTATCACTTTAAACTCTTCACAGCATTTACACTACAATTGAAGTTTCCAATGAGGTGGTCTGCAAGTGTTATACAGGAAAATTAATGATGTGTAATTTATCTCATAAAAACATGCAT
The nucleotide sequence above comes from Oxyura jamaicensis isolate SHBP4307 breed ruddy duck chromosome 1, BPBGC_Ojam_1.0, whole genome shotgun sequence. Encoded proteins:
- the MANSC4 gene encoding MANSC domain-containing protein 4 codes for the protein MVLLVAISEVLLVLILVVESDSLCTPTMFYKNCWIRHFPGLLIDLQESQKRGAQVLKIYAEVSSQQCSRNCCLQRNVSCNLAVFYHGATHENMNCLHMSCPSLESCIIKARINVVLYNITTGIDPDLLIFEKATPKEPNMHSSPNKYERQNSTKTIEWERCQHGNVMSSSLLLLAPSSTTGHGLTANTYTSSTNLMVERNKVITYSRAETSPLDDHLAKRTHTTSVSTRSATSSDKRTVRSTLISKSAEVLSHMPTPPHLNSSKQHLNETKGYSGRNYTSDNEVPDWDAAALGVWLIPVVLCSSPIFLCCCTVALAAGCCRNRTGQYNPIRRRRPMSRRVIKYTSVKGSL